The Urbifossiella limnaea nucleotide sequence GACTCGTCGTACAGCGCCCCCCAGTACTGCTGCCCGGCGTCGGCCTGGTAGCCGCTCACCTCGTGGTGGTTCGGGATGCGCTTCGTGCGGAACTGCACGCCGGCGTTGACGCGCTCCTTGTCGCCCTCCAGCTTGAAGCGGACCTTCAACTCGAAGTCGCCGTAGGTCTTGGTGGTGCAGAGGAACTCGTTTCGCGGCACGGTAGCGTCGAGCGACCCGGCGGTGATGACGCCGTCCGCGACCTTCCACGTCTTCGCCGTGTCGCCCTCCCACCCGGCGAACGTCTTGCCGTCGAACAGCGACGCCGGCTCGGCCGCGAGCAGCGTGGTGGTTACCGACGAGAGAAAGAGCGCCAGTACCGTTCGCATGGCCGAGACCTCGGGAGGGAGAAAGTGCTTCAAGTTATAGTGACTCCGACACCCGGTCCGGATCACCGGGTTGGGGCTTGACAGTAACTATGACACAGAGTAGTGTCACAGTGTCAGGAGGGTTTAGGTGTGGCTCCACGTCCGGCGAACGCGTCCCCCGAACCGTGCCCGGAGAAGGCGTCTCTCCGGGTGCGGCCGCTCATGTCCTACGACCAGGCGAGTCAGGTCGAGACACTGTTCGAGGTGCTGGCGAACGATTCTCGGTTGCGGCTCCTACACGAAATCGCCCGCCGGGATGAGGTGTGCGTCACCGACCTGGCGGCGGCGTTGGACATGAAGTCGCAAGCGGTTTCGAACCAACTCGCACGGTTGCAGGACAAGGGAATAGTGGCGTCCCGCCGGCAGGGTAACAACGCCTACTACCGGATCGTCGACAACTGCGTGCTGATCCTCCTGGAGCGTGGGTTGTGTCTCGTCGAGGAAACCGACAGGCGGGGGCGGAACCCCGCTCGGCCCCCGAATCCTAACCGTCCTGCAAGGGGAACAAGATGATCCGTGCGTTGTTCGTGGGCCTGGTTGCGGCGGTGCTGGTCGCCAACGCGGGCTCTCCCGTGGCGAGCGCCCAGGAAGGCAAGAAGGCGGACCGCTGCTGCATCGAGTGTCAGGCGTGTGAGAAGTCGTGTCTCGGGTGCGCCGCCGACTGCCTCAACGAGCTGGCGGGCGGCAAGGCGGACCGGAAGGACTGCATCAAGCTGTGTCAGGACTGCGCGGACGTCTGCGGCGCGTGCGCCCGGATCGCGGCCCGCGGCGGGCCGCTGGAAGCCACCATCAGCGCCGCCTGCGCGGAAGCGTGTGAGCGGTGCGCCAGCGAGTGCGCCAAGCATCGGGACGACCGGACGTGTCTGGCGTGCGCGGAGCAGTGCCGGCGGTGCGCGGCGGAGTGCCGGGCGCAGGGTCGGAAGAAGTGAGCGGGCGGGCTCGCCCGAAGGAGCGAGTACTTCGGTCGAGCCCGTCATCCGCTACCGTCGTGCGGGCAGGTGGGTCACTTCTTCCCCGGTGCCGCCGTCACCACGACGGTCACCGGCCGGCTCGGCGTCGTCACCAGGGTGTTCGGGCGCGTCGCGGCCTTCGCGTCCTTACTGAACGGCACCTGGGCCTGGCACTGCAGCGCGAACGTGTACTCGCCCGGCCGCGTGTTCGCCGGCACCTCCACCGTCACCGTCGCGTCCGCCTTCCCCTCGGGGATCGACGCGGTCGTCACCCGCACCGCGTTCGGCACCGATAGGCCGGTCAGGTTCACCGCGGCCTTGAAGTCAGCCTGGTGGCGCTGGCACGTCAGCTTCAGGTCGGCCTTCCTACCGGCCTCGATCGTGAGGCGCTCGGTCGCCGGCACCACCGCGAACGGGGCGGCGTCGGCCACGGCCACGACCAGCTCGCGCGTCGGCCGGCTGCTGTTCAGGTCGGTGCTGTTCCACACGCGGGTGTAGGGGCGCACCTCGCGCACGAGCGGCTCGTCGCCGCGCTTCGCGGTCGCGGTCAGGCGGATCGGCCCCACGAAGTCGGGGGCGTCGGGGTCGGCCCACAGCACCACCACGGCGCGGTCGCCGCCCGTCACCGCCGTCGGCGCCGCGTGCAGCCCCTTCGGCAGCCCCTCGGCCGTGACCGTGAACGGCCCGGCAAAACCGTCCTTGTTGTGGACGATCAGGTCGAGGTAGGCGGTACCCCCCTTGCGGACAGTCGTGCCGCCGGGGCCGGGGTTCTGGTGGTGGATCACCGCCGGGTAGAAGTCGGGCACCGGCTTGCGGACCGTCAGCACGTACTGGTAGCGCGGGCCGCCGCGGCGGTAGCGGTCCTGCACCAGCACGCGGTACTTCTGCTTCGCGGTCAGGTTCACGACGCCCGACGGGTCGCGGAGGTGGCCGTCGAAGGCGTTGGCGCGGATGCCGAAGTCGTCCAGCTCGCTGACGCGGTTGTCTTTCTCGTCGAGCACGACCAGGTACGGGTCGGCCCGGCCGGCGATCCGCTCGCAGTACACCTCGAAGCTGTACGGGCCGCTCTCCGTCGGCTCGATCGCAAACCAGTCGGCGTCGCGCACCTTGTCGAACCGGCCGCTCACGACCGCCGGCAGCGCCAGCTTCTGAGGCGCCTTCGGGTCGTCGTTCGGCTCCTGTTCCACTGACACCGCGGTGTCAGTCACAAGTAGCGGCACGCCGCGGTGCTGGAGGCCTGTGAGCGTACACGTCGCCGCGGTCGGCAGCACGCTGTGGGCCGTCGGGTGCTCGGTGAAGCGGAACAGGCCGCGGTTAAAAATGTCGCGGAGCGGATCGGCCGTCTCCGGGATCACGTCGAGCGGTAGGTCGTTAAGGACGAGCCCGGACGCCTTGCCGCGGAGGTTGCGGCCGAACACCGACACGAGCGACGGCTGCCCGACCTTCACCGCCCGCGGGAACAGGTTCTCGACGTGGGGCCGGTCGGACACGACGAGCCGGTACGGGTGCCCGCCGCGGAACGACAGGTCGTTCAGGCTCACGAGGTAGTCGCCATCCGCCGGCGCGACGAACTCGACGAGCGGGTCGCGGCCAAAATAGTCGCCGTTGGACGCGACCGGCCGGCCGTCCACGGCGGACACGGTGAGCGTGGCGTCGAGCTGCGAGTCGAGGCGCTGGGCGAAGCACTCGACGACGACGCGTTGGCCCTTCCGCACGGCCACGCGGAACACGTCCTCGCGCCCCTGGTCGGACGTGCCGTTCACGGCCGCGTTCACCGGCACCGCCTGCGCCTGCGCGGGTTCGTCGTTCGGCTCCTTCTCGGCCAGCTCCGTCAGCCCGTCGGACACGGCGAACAGACGCGGGTTGCTGACGCCGTAGCGGCCGACGAGCCGGGCGTCGTAGGTCGCGGCCGGGACGTTCGCCGCGACCGTGACCTTGAATTTTCGGTCCTTCAAGTGCTCGGCGGTGATACCGGCGTGGTCGAAGATCAGCTTCGTCGCGTCCTCCAGATCGGCGCCGATCGCCTCGACTTCGACGGTCGAGCCGGGCGAGCCGCCGAGCGGGGTGAGGCGGTCGAACCGCGGCGACGGCAGTTCGGCCCGCGCGGCGGTGACGGCAACGAGAAGCGCGAGCAGGGCGGCGGGGCGCATGGCGGTTACCGGGCGGCGAGGTCGGCGGCGAGGAGGTCGTACAGGGCGTCGAGGGACTGCACGATGACCTTCGTATCGCCGACGACGGGCATGAAGTTGGTGTCGCCGTTCCAGCGCGGCACGACGTGCCAGTGAAGGTGCCCCGGCAGCCCGGCCCCGGCGGCGGCGCCGAGGTTGAGGCCGACGTTAAAGCCGTCCGGCGTCATCCGGCGTTCGAGGATGCCGAGCATGTCGCGGAGTACGCGCTGGAGGTCGAGGAGTTCGGCGTCGTCGAGGTCGGCGGGGCGGCCGCGGTGGCGTTTCGGGGCGATTAGCAGGTGGCCGTTGTTGTACGGGAAGCGGTTGAGCACCACGACCGACAGCTCGGAGCGGTGAACCAGGAGGTTGTCGCGGTCGGCCGTCTCGGCCACGCCGCGGCAGATGAAACACCCGTCGTCCTTCGGCTTCTCCTTGGGGGCCGCCACGTAGGACAGCCGCCACGGCGCCCAGAGCTGATCCACGTCGGTCCTCCGGTCGGTCGCGTCAGGATACGTTGTCACAGAATCGGCGACAGCAGCCGGGCGGCGTTCTCGGCCAGCCGTGCGGCCGCGGGGCGTGCCGCGAACACCTCGGGGTCGATCCGCACCGACCACTCCAGGTCGTTTAGGAACTCCGCCTCCAGCTCGGCGACCACCTTCGCGTCGTAGATCAGGGCGTTCGCCTCGTAGTTCAGCAGCAGGCTGCGGTTGTCCAGGTTCGCGCTGCCGACGGACGCCCACTCGCCGTCCACGAGCAGGTACTTGCTGTGCATCATGCCGCGGGCGTACTGGTACACCTTCACGCCGGCGGCGAGCAACTCGGGCCAGTAGTACCGGGCCGCGAGAAACGCGACCCAGTGGTCGGGCCGAAACAGGCACAGCAGCCGCACGTCCACCCCGGCCCGGCCGGCGAGCACGAGGGCGTCGCGGACGCCCGCGTCGGGGACGTAGTACGGGCTGGCAATCCACACCCGCTTCCGCCCGCGGAGGATGCCGGCGAAGTACGACTCGCGGACCGCCTTGTGCTCCGCGTCCGGGCCGGAATGGACGATCTGGACGAGGCTCGTCCCCGGGTGCGGGAGGTGCACCGGGTAGTACGCCGGGCCGCGGGCGGCCTCCTCGGTGGCGAAGTGCCAGTCCTCCAGGAACACCCGCTGCAGCGACTCCACGGCCGGCCCTTCGACGCGTAGATGGGTGTCGCGCCAGTGGCCGAACTGCGGCACCTTGCCGACGTACTCGTCGCCGATGTTCAGCCCGCCGGTGAAGCCGACGCGGCCGTCCACGACCAGGATTTTCCGGTGGTTCCGCAGGTTCACGCGGAACCGGTACACCGGGTTGAGCAGCGGCAGGAAGCCGCTCACCTTTCCGCCCGCGGCGACGATCGCCTTGAACAGCCGCTGGCTGGTCGAGTGCGAGCCGACGGAGTCGTACAGGAATCGCACCTCGACGCCCCGCCGCGCGGCCAGCGTGAGAGCGGCGACGAACCGCCGACCGGACTCGTCGGGGCGGAAGATGAAGAACTCGATGTGGACGTGGTGCTTCGCCTCGGCGATGGCCGCGAGCATGGCGGCGTAGGCCGTCTCGCCGAGGTGGTACAGCTCGACGCGGTTCCCCGCCGTAACGGGGAAGCCCTCCGGGTGGTGGGCCAACTTGGCCAGCACTTCCCAGCGGCGCGGCACGGCGCGCGGTCCAGGTGCGCCTTCGCCGGTCTTCGCCTCGGCCGGCACGTCGGCTGCCAGCGATAGGTACTTCTTTCGCCGGTGCTGCTTCCGCCGGATCGGCCGGCTGATCGTCTGGTAGCCGAAGACGAAGAACATCAGCGGCCCGACGAGCGGCAGCAGGATCACCGCCAAGCTCCAGGCGATGGCCGACATCGGCTCGCGCTTCAGGTGCAGGACCGACAACAGCGTGCCGACGGTGACGACGACTTCGAGGAGAAACAGCCAGCCGGCGACGTCCTGCCAGAACTGGTCGAGGAATGCGGTCACGCGGCTTCCCTACAGAATCGAGGCGGTGGTGTGATTCTACCGTAAAACACCCTGCACCCCAGGAGTGCCCGCGTGAATGCCGTCGTGTTCGACCGAACCGGACCCCCCGCCGAGGTGTTGGAGCTGCGCGAGGTGCCGGCCGCGGAGCCGCGCCGCGGCGAGGTGCTGGTGCGGATGCTCGCCAGCCCCGTCAACCCGTCCGACCTCATGTACGTCGAGGGGAAGTACGGGCTGAAGCCGACCCTCCCGGCGACGCCGGGGTTCGAGGGCGTCGGCGTCGTGGAATCGAACGGCGGCGGCGTCCTCGGCTGGCTGCGGAAGGGGAAGCGGGTGGCGGTCATCAACGACCGCGTCGGCAACTGGGCCGAGTACACCGTCACCCGCGCCCGGCAGGTCATCCCGGTGCCCGACGACCTGCCGGACGAGCAGGCCGCGACGTTCTTCGTCAACCCGGCCACGGCCGTCGCCATGACCCGCGACGTGCTGAAGGTGCCGGCCAGCGAGTGGCTGTTGCAAACGGCCGCGGGGAGCAACCTGGGCCAGATGGTGATCCGCCTCGGCAAGCGCGCCGGCTTCCGCACGCTGAACGTCGTCCGCCGCCGCGAACAGGCCGCCGAGCTGACGGCGCTCGGCGCCGACGCCGTGATCGTAGAGGGCGACGGTCCGATCGAGGAGCAGGTGCGAGCGGCGGTGCCCGGGGGCGTGCGTTACGCCATCGACCCCGTCGGCGGCGCGACCGGCACCGCGGCGATCGCCTCACTCGCGCCGGGCGGGCGCGTCCTGCTGTTCGGGTCGCTTTCGGACGAAGTGGTGAGCGTTCACCCGCGGCGCATCCTGAGCGGCGACGTGCGCGTCGAAGGCTTCTGGCTCGGCAGCTGGGCGAAGTCGCAGCCGGTGCTGCGGATGCTGCGGCTGTTCCGCGAGGTCGGCGAACTCATCCGCGACGGCACGCTGACCAGCCCGATCGCCGCGACGTACCCTCTGGCGAAGGTGCGCGAGGCGGTGACGCACGCCGCCGCGGCGGGGAAGGGCGGCAAGGTGCTGCTGCGGATCGGGGAGCGGAATTAGGTTTGCCGCAAGCGGCTTCGCACCAC carries:
- a CDS encoding 3-keto-disaccharide hydrolase; the encoded protein is MRTVLALFLSSVTTTLLAAEPASLFDGKTFAGWEGDTAKTWKVADGVITAGSLDATVPRNEFLCTTKTYGDFELKVRFKLEGDKERVNAGVQFRTKRIPNHHEVSGYQADAGQQYWGALYDESRRNKILAKPDEKLLAGLVKHGDWNEYTIRCEGPRVQLWLNGTKTVDYTEADEKVERTGVIGLQIHGGAKARVSYKDVRIEELKAK
- the cls gene encoding cardiolipin synthase — translated: MTAFLDQFWQDVAGWLFLLEVVVTVGTLLSVLHLKREPMSAIAWSLAVILLPLVGPLMFFVFGYQTISRPIRRKQHRRKKYLSLAADVPAEAKTGEGAPGPRAVPRRWEVLAKLAHHPEGFPVTAGNRVELYHLGETAYAAMLAAIAEAKHHVHIEFFIFRPDESGRRFVAALTLAARRGVEVRFLYDSVGSHSTSQRLFKAIVAAGGKVSGFLPLLNPVYRFRVNLRNHRKILVVDGRVGFTGGLNIGDEYVGKVPQFGHWRDTHLRVEGPAVESLQRVFLEDWHFATEEAARGPAYYPVHLPHPGTSLVQIVHSGPDAEHKAVRESYFAGILRGRKRVWIASPYYVPDAGVRDALVLAGRAGVDVRLLCLFRPDHWVAFLAARYYWPELLAAGVKVYQYARGMMHSKYLLVDGEWASVGSANLDNRSLLLNYEANALIYDAKVVAELEAEFLNDLEWSVRIDPEVFAARPAAARLAENAARLLSPIL
- a CDS encoding ArsR/SmtB family transcription factor, whose translation is MSYDQASQVETLFEVLANDSRLRLLHEIARRDEVCVTDLAAALDMKSQAVSNQLARLQDKGIVASRRQGNNAYYRIVDNCVLILLERGLCLVEETDRRGRNPARPPNPNRPARGTR
- a CDS encoding zinc-dependent alcohol dehydrogenase family protein, which encodes MNAVVFDRTGPPAEVLELREVPAAEPRRGEVLVRMLASPVNPSDLMYVEGKYGLKPTLPATPGFEGVGVVESNGGGVLGWLRKGKRVAVINDRVGNWAEYTVTRARQVIPVPDDLPDEQAATFFVNPATAVAMTRDVLKVPASEWLLQTAAGSNLGQMVIRLGKRAGFRTLNVVRRREQAAELTALGADAVIVEGDGPIEEQVRAAVPGGVRYAIDPVGGATGTAAIASLAPGGRVLLFGSLSDEVVSVHPRRILSGDVRVEGFWLGSWAKSQPVLRMLRLFREVGELIRDGTLTSPIAATYPLAKVREAVTHAAAAGKGGKVLLRIGERN
- a CDS encoding COG1470 family protein, producing the protein MRPAALLALLVAVTAARAELPSPRFDRLTPLGGSPGSTVEVEAIGADLEDATKLIFDHAGITAEHLKDRKFKVTVAANVPAATYDARLVGRYGVSNPRLFAVSDGLTELAEKEPNDEPAQAQAVPVNAAVNGTSDQGREDVFRVAVRKGQRVVVECFAQRLDSQLDATLTVSAVDGRPVASNGDYFGRDPLVEFVAPADGDYLVSLNDLSFRGGHPYRLVVSDRPHVENLFPRAVKVGQPSLVSVFGRNLRGKASGLVLNDLPLDVIPETADPLRDIFNRGLFRFTEHPTAHSVLPTAATCTLTGLQHRGVPLLVTDTAVSVEQEPNDDPKAPQKLALPAVVSGRFDKVRDADWFAIEPTESGPYSFEVYCERIAGRADPYLVVLDEKDNRVSELDDFGIRANAFDGHLRDPSGVVNLTAKQKYRVLVQDRYRRGGPRYQYVLTVRKPVPDFYPAVIHHQNPGPGGTTVRKGGTAYLDLIVHNKDGFAGPFTVTAEGLPKGLHAAPTAVTGGDRAVVVLWADPDAPDFVGPIRLTATAKRGDEPLVREVRPYTRVWNSTDLNSSRPTRELVVAVADAAPFAVVPATERLTIEAGRKADLKLTCQRHQADFKAAVNLTGLSVPNAVRVTTASIPEGKADATVTVEVPANTRPGEYTFALQCQAQVPFSKDAKAATRPNTLVTTPSRPVTVVVTAAPGKK
- a CDS encoding HIT domain-containing protein, which translates into the protein MDQLWAPWRLSYVAAPKEKPKDDGCFICRGVAETADRDNLLVHRSELSVVVLNRFPYNNGHLLIAPKRHRGRPADLDDAELLDLQRVLRDMLGILERRMTPDGFNVGLNLGAAAGAGLPGHLHWHVVPRWNGDTNFMPVVGDTKVIVQSLDALYDLLAADLAAR
- a CDS encoding four-helix bundle copper-binding protein, coding for MIRALFVGLVAAVLVANAGSPVASAQEGKKADRCCIECQACEKSCLGCAADCLNELAGGKADRKDCIKLCQDCADVCGACARIAARGGPLEATISAACAEACERCASECAKHRDDRTCLACAEQCRRCAAECRAQGRKK